The Chloroflexota bacterium sequence CCGCCTGGCGACGCCCCATGGTCCGCCCCGCCCCTGGGTTTATGCAAAGGTCTCCTGGAAGGGAGAGGGTTAGGGTGAGGGTCATCCGGCACTCCCAGAGGGCCTAACTCCCTCATGCGCATCGCCATCGTCACGTGGGAGTACCCGCCTCACGTCGTCGGCGGCCTGGGCACCTACGCCGGCGCTATGGTCGCGGCCTTACGCGCCGCCGGGCACGAGGTGGAAGTCTTCGCCGCCCTGCGCGCAACGGACCCCGACCCGGCGGACGGTACCCACTGGACCCGCCCCCTCGAGCTCACCCCGCTCTATTCCACGCTCCTCAACGGCGAAGCGCAAGCCTGGGGACCCCTCCTCGGCGAGCTCGCGGCGACCAACGTCCTCTGGGCCGACCGCGTGCGCGAGCGCCACCGCCAGGACCCCTTCGACGTCGTCGCGATCCACGACTGGCTCGCGGCGCCGTCCGGGCTCGTGCTCGCGCCCCTGGTCGACGCGCCGGTGGTCTTTCACGTGCACAGCACCGAGCGCGGCCGCCAGCCGGTGGCATCGTCGCCCATCGTCCAGTCCTGGGAGCTGACCCTGGGGCATGAGGCGGCGGCGGTCGTCACCGTCAGCCAGGCCATGCGCGAGGACCTCGTCGCGCACGGCTGGCCGGACGACCGGGTCCACGCCGTCTGGAACGGCGTGGATACCCACCTCTACCACCCGCGGGCGCCGGGAGGACCCGACGTGCGCGCCCGCTACGACATCCCAGCGGCGGCGCCGGTGGCGCTCTTCATCGGCCGGCTCGCCGAGGTGAAGGGCGTGCGGCAGCTTGCCGCGGCGTGGGGATCGGTCGCGTCCCAGCGCGCCGGAGCCTGGCTCGTGGTGCTCGGGTCCGGCGAGCTGGAGCACGAGCTGCGCGAAACCTTCGCCCACGCCGAGGGCGGGGACCGCGTGGTCATGCGCACGGAGTTCGTCGACGAGCGAGAGCGCATCGCGCACTACGCCGCCAGCGACGTGGTGGTGCTGCCCTCGACCTACGAGCCGTTCGGCCTCGTGGCCGCCGAGGCCATGGCCTGCGGCAAGCCGGCGGTCGTCG is a genomic window containing:
- a CDS encoding glycosyltransferase family 4 protein, with product MRIAIVTWEYPPHVVGGLGTYAGAMVAALRAAGHEVEVFAALRATDPDPADGTHWTRPLELTPLYSTLLNGEAQAWGPLLGELAATNVLWADRVRERHRQDPFDVVAIHDWLAAPSGLVLAPLVDAPVVFHVHSTERGRQPVASSPIVQSWELTLGHEAAAVVTVSQAMREDLVAHGWPDDRVHAVWNGVDTHLYHPRAPGGPDVRARYDIPAAAPVALFIGRLAEVKGVRQLAAAWGSVASQRAGAWLVVLGSGELEHELRETFAHAEGGDRVVMRTEFVDERERIAHYAASDVVVLPSTYEPFGLVAAEAMACGKPAVVGAQGVVGFREQVVAGGSEQTGLHVNGADPDDIAWGLAHALEDRDRLAAWGKNARTRAASTFTWQSSAAATVAVYQSAIEAHAQA